CCTCATTATATGAGTATCAATGCGGACTAAGAGAACTGCTTTATGAAACAGCCCTAACTTTTCCAAGTTTATCTGTCCCATTTGACTCATAATCTGTGTCCAAATCAGCTTTGTTAAAAAGGAAGCTCTCTTTCCCATTATTCATTGTTATGGGGATGTGAAAATGGCTAAACCCCGCCCTCATTTTTACTGatgtggatgaaatttacaggaAGAGGAGTttctccagagtggattaagcctgccaaattgcaggcaGATATCTCCCAATGCAGGAACCCTTAAGTGATACAAATATTGTTTCAATTACACGAAGTCATATGGTATGCTCTCTTCCATTATTGTTTGTACAGTGTTTGTAAAGAAGTATGTTTGCCTTGgtaaagtttttcttttttactgtttattttgactgcgttTTCACTTAGCTGCGCGacatatctatcatctatctatctatcatctctttTTCACTGCCAGGAGATGGAACCTGCTAGATTTCAAACTGATAGTCATAGTAATTCTTCCACAGGGGCAGAAGTGAACATTTCTGTGTGAATAAAATTTGTTAATCCTTCCCTTCTATTGTTTTTTATACAGTTGGTCTGAAAATTTGCAGACATCTGAGAAGAGGAAAAGGGGATAACActacaaaaatacacaatatcAAATGGAAATAAAGGATCCTAAAAGGAATGAAAAGGAACTCTCACTCACCAACTAAAGGGGGAAGGCAGGAAGGGGGATAAAAATGTGGCACAAactcaaaacataaaaataaaagtggcaAGGGGTATTGTCTATAAAGTTACAAcagaaagtgatgggaaagggtGCAAATTAGTAGGCAATGCACTACctaaaaacaacaaaatccaCCTATTTCAAAGTAGGCTTGCCGTATGTCAGGAAAATTGGTGTCTAGGGAATTTTGCTGAATCTGCAAAATGGCAagggaaacccagatgtatggcaaccggGTGGAAGAAGCAGTGGTTaggtttcccccaaaaaagcttaacaattttggtgggtttctttttttaaaaaaaagctcaggaattttactttttgaaatatggcaaccctatttcagATTAATCCCACAGGACAGTATTATGAAGCTGGTTACCCTACAGAATCCTTCCCAAAGTGGACTGTTGATGGTAGATGACCAAGGGAGCTGGGCTGGCGTTACTATGGCAAAATCATGTCCTAACATGGTCACATTGTTTTGACTTGCAGCTTTTACCATTTTCATAAACACCTGAAATCATGGGGAGGGATTCCAGTGTCCTTCAAGCAGTGTCCTTCACCAGCCAAGTGAAGAAGCAAGCATCAATTCCATTATTCTATCTATTCCCCTGGAGGTGCCACTTTCACAATGACCAAACATGATCAGAAGTTGTTTTACTTGTCTTAAATAGGGAAAAGCAATAGTAGTGTTCAAACGTTTATCTGAGCACATGGACAGGATAACAACTCCATCGCTATAGAATCCGTGCTGAAGGATTCCGCACATACTGTACAGACTTGTGCACAGAGACCAAAATGAATCAGAGGTTTCCCAAACAATTTGGACAGAGCCAACACATAAAGATACCAGTGGCTCCAAGCAGAcacactcctcctccctttctgcatcTTGCTACCGCCAATATTAGCAAGAGTGCTGTCTTTGGAGATCTCAACCCTGGCCGGGCACCTAGCTTTGACTGCAATTGTGCTCTTTGACCACCAGAGGCTCCCCTAGCTTCAGTAGATCTGAGCTCTGCTCTCTGAATGCCAAATGTTGTGGTGGAACAACAGTGCGGGAGGACTTTTCCTCAATGATGTCCTGCTTCTAAGCTTCTCAGGCACTAGTTGGCCAAATGGGGAACAAGAGTCAAGACTAGATGTGCTTTTCTCCTGATCCAGCTGGGTAATGTTGTAATGCCCAACTTCAGCAAGGTACTTGTAGTGTGTGTTCTCAGCTCAAATCATGGGACAAACTCCTAACACTTCTAAACACACATGGCCTTACCTTTtgcttgttctcacagtgacgaTGGACTCTGGAATGGTGTAATAGCATCAAAAGTGAATTGCTGTGAAATGTAGTGGATAATTTGTCGCATAGTTTCAAACGGATGCTCAGCCATGAATTATCCTGGAAGTCACAATAACCCAGAGTTATTGTGATGGGAAAAGAGACTAATAGTAAAGCACTTCATGCACTTACAGGTACTCAAGATAGGGAAAAGGGATAcattctgttcatttaatgggGTTTAATTGTCCACCCCACCCTGAAAATGGGAACGTTCAAAACCAACCAAATGCATCAGTATCCATTACATGGGTCATAATGTGATTTTcagaaatattttgtttttaagaaagcatCTTTTGAGAACAAACACGAAAGATGCCAAACCATGTAGATAATTCCTCCTATTAATATGATGACTCTTGTTATTCTCATGAAAGCAGTCTTTTATGAAGCAGCTAGGAGGGATAAATAAAAAGCCCATTCCTCCCTCTTTCTTAGTCCTGTCTCTTTGAAGGTTGCTTTTCTGACAGTAGGGGGTTAGCTCTGGGTCTCCAATTGCTTTAAGTTAACATTCAAGCCCAAACTGGATGAAAAGATGAAGAGTGGAATTTGATGTCAGAGAACTTGATAGGTCAGGAGAACATACCTTTCAGATAAATCCTTGCAGCCTTTTTTAGAAACCTGGCAGGAAAAGCTGAGGTGTGACTCTGGAGGAATAATGGGCCGAACTCTGAAGATCTTTTCTCTGCTTAATATACTCTGCACCTTACATAGCACAGTAAGAGCAAACAGTAAGTACCCTTACCTTGGTTTGTGAATGATTTAACATGCTTTAATTTGTACAAGGCAAGCAGAAAGGGGGGGCAGTCTACTTATTTATGATGCCCCTTTCTACTTGGATGGCATTCCATCTTGCCTTAAGTATTGTGTGATGCCCAATTTTGTGTGACAGGAAGGGTAAGGCCCGTTCCATGAGTGGAAGTCCATTCTGCCAACATGCAGACACCATTACCATTgaaaagggttcagaaaagggcaatcaaaatgatccAGGGGATGGAGCAAAtcccctatgaagaaagaatGGAGCATTTTGGGACCTTTCAGTTTGAAAAGGCAcatgagaggtgacatgatagaatttcattaaaaaattattcccggcatggagaaagtgaatagaggaAAGTCTTTTGTCATCTTTActctagaactcatgggcatccaatgaagttgcacgttggaagattcagggcaggcaaaagaaaatccttctttccacagcgcatagttaaactagggaactcacttccacaggaggcagtactGGCCACCAAACTaggtggttttaaaagaagataagacaaattcatggaggagagttgtggtctaaaccactgaacctcttgggcttgccaatcagaaggtcggcagttccaatctgcgtgatggggtgagctccaattgctctgtcccagcttctgacaacctagcagttcaaaagcataccagtgcaagtagataaataggtaccgctgcagcgggaaggtaaacagtgcttccatgtgctctggcttccatcaaggttttccattgcgccagaagtggtttagtctgtggacaaacgcctgaaagcaagatgagcaccacaatcccatagtcgcctttgactggacttaaccatccagggatcctttacctttaccattttttaaTTAGTCACTTATCACTCGAAGGTCTTCAAGCAGCTTACATTAAAGCAAAATATGTGCACATCCATACTACCACAGGATGAGGAAAGAGAGGGGAATCATATACCGGTAATACAGTAATCTTTCATATAATATACAGGTTATAGAATAACAATACAATAGCCACATAAACAGCAGCAAACAACATTAGCAGTACTCAAACAATAAGCAAAGCAATACTCCCATCCACTAATGAGCAGATAAATCAAACCTCAACACTCTCCCTAGTCCAAAAACCATTCACATCAAACCAATGGTTCCCCCTTTAATCTCCCCACCGCACCTAGAAGTTTGCTATCAGGCCAGCTGCTGCAAATCCGCAGTGGGTGGGTGAAACTTCCTCCAGAGGTGGTCCAGCAtttctcccttctcttcaagGTGGGGGAAGtagcagcaaagcaaagcagggagatgttgttaccagccatgatggctttgctctgcctccacagatagaggcagaaatgcttctaaacccagttgctgaaaacaataggaggggagagtgctttgttCTTGAATCTTGCTTATGAGTTTCCCACACacttctgggtggccactgtaagaacagggtgCTAGGCTAGATGGCCATTCCTGATCTAGCagacccttcttatgttcttgttggatggtagtgctatttttctagaaaaagaggtgccgggacTCCCCATGAACATCCCCTTGTTTTCTtctaatggcaatggcatccacctgagaggtgccgcaACTGAtgtccggtgagttccagctgaaaaaaaaagccctggatagcACCCATTGTGCTTATTCTTCTATTAGGAAGACAAGCttcgggatttttttccaaatatatGTGAATTAAATTAGATATTTAGGTTTTGATTTAAAAGGAATTCCATTCCATCCCCAAATCAGTTAGAGTGCATCTaaatcattttttgtttttgtatgtccCGTCTCTGAAATTTGTGTGATTTTGTTGTGCAGTgaaatttgtattgttttatcgtTTTTATGCTCATTTGACATTCTTTAAGCcactaatgcaggcataggcaaactctgtcctccagatgttttgggactacaactcccatcatccctgaccactggtcctgttagctaggaatgatgggagttgtagtccccaaaacatctggagggccgagtttgcctatgcctgcactaatgcAAAATGTACCTTCTTTAAAGAGGCATAAGCTTTCTAGCAACTCCTTGGGAGTGCTTTCAACTGACCTGTGCTCTCTTGACTCTTGATAGCTTTTAACGTATAGGACACCAGTATTTGCAGCACACTCTCTTCTGTTCTGTTATAGAATAGGATCAGAAAAGGGACATACTGAGAAGGAAATAACTGATTTGTAGTAGAGAGACCTCCAAAGTAATAGAGTGTTTcagcataaaataaaaaagtaaggaAGGGGTTTCAACATTAATTGTATTAGCACAGACCCCTCCTGGGATCTTACAGTGAGAGGGCAGGGATCACAAATCAACaacaaaattaacaacaacattCCTAATAATCCAGATTGGAAAATACAAATCTGTAATTTAGTAGTCTAAACTTGTATTCTGATGAAGAGAGTAATACTGAATGTTATGCTGGTGTTGACATAATTAATTATACATTGCTTCTCCTTTCAAATTCATCCTTAGATGCGGCTAGGAGCCTCTTGCCAATTTTCATCAGCCCTTCTACACATGAGAATGAGTTGGACATCCACAATCAACACACAGAGTCCATTCACCTCTCAGAGGACATTGAAACATTCATAACTAGTCCATGGGTAACTCGGTTTGTTCCTTCAGTCCACATTATTGTTGTTATGTTCAGTCTTCCTTTAAACATTATTGCAATCCTTGTGTTTGTGGTCAAATTAAGGCTTAAAAAGTCAGCTACAGTGTACATGCTCAACCTGGCTTTTGCCGATGTCCTCTTCGTTTGTGTGCTTCCTTTTAAGATCATCTACCACTTTTCTGGAAACAACTGGACATTTGGACCAGAAATGTGTCGTTTGGCCACATCTGCCTTTCACTGCAACATGTACTGCTCCATCCTGCTGATGGTGGCGATAAGCATTGACCGTTTCCTGGTCGTGGTGTACCCAATGCAGTCTCTGTCATGGCGCACACCAAGACGGACCACTTTGATCTGCTTTGCCATCTGGATTATAGCCATAGCTGGAGTGATTCCTCTGCTTCTCAATGAGCAAACAGAAAGATTCCCTCGCTTAAACATTACCACCTGTCTGGACTCACTAGCTTTCTCTACAATGAAGACATTTTATCGTTACTTTTCTGCAGTGTCTATTTTGTTCTTTTATATACCATTACTAATTTCTGGTACCGGTTATGTGTGCATTATAAAGAGGCTTTCTTCACCCCATGTTGCTACAAAGCCAGGTAAAAAGAAGCGTGCCATTCTCCTGTGTGTAGCTGTCTTGtcctcttttattatttgttttggtcCAACAAATGTCGTGTTTATGCTGCAAGTCTTCAGCCTTTTGCCTGAACAGCAGGTTGCGAATCTCTTGTTTGCATGCATGCTTGCCACTTGTATCACTACCATAAGCTGTTGCATTGACCCCTTGATTTATTATTATGCCTCTTCAGAGTATCAAAGGCAGGTCTGGCGCCTCCTGTGCAATAGAAAGCATTCTGATCTGGAAAGGAGCATTCGGTTTACAAGCAGTAATATAGAAACCTCATGAATATAGCTTTTAATCATTTGCccagagcaggggtcggcaaactacagcccaggggctggatgtggctcCCACCAGGCTTgcaaatccggcccacggaccctGCCGCCCGCTCAGTCAGTCCCCGCGCACTGCGGAAGCCTCGCCATGCAGGGATTGACTTCCATGACACTGGCACAGCTTCTGGGTGGGCAGTGGCGCTGGTGTGGCTTCAGAttgcctgcaggaagctcctgcagtcaatctgAAGCCACGATGTTTGGATTTGCACACAGGGGAGGcaccagagcagagcagaggcagCGCTGCGGCCCCAGCACCCATGGTGACGGTGTGCGCTTGGCAAGAGCCCCTGGCTTCCCCTCGGCCTCTCCTCtgatgcctcttcctcctcctctgccattgctgctgctgcttctcctcctccccgaTGCTGTGGCAGCTGCGGCCCCTTTCTGGGTGTGTGGGATATGAGGAAGAAAGAGGCACCACTGCCATTGCAGGTAACCAGGCTTGGGCCCCGCGGCGAAGCAGAGTGTGTAAAGCAGAGGGGATTATCATTGCAAGAAGATTTGTGTGGCGCTTGCACAGGGCcagagattacacacacacacagagaccttGCCACAATATTGTTGTGACCGTTGCATGGTGCGCACTTACCCAGAGTTGTTGCGGTCTGGTGGGATGTGATGTCAACTTAACTTTTACGCAGAGGGCAGGCCTGCTGGAATGAATGGACCCAGGTTAGGCATGGCCACTCGTGTCAACAGGTGTACTCTTGAGTTAAAAACAGGGCAGCGACGTCCGcgtaaatatgcattttttaaaaaactaccggtatagtctgcccccccacagtgtttgagggacagtgaaccggccccctgtttaaaaagtttgaggaccccttgTCCAGAGCATAGCATTTGAtcttattaaaattattaattgCCTTTTGTAGAAatcacaaggtggtttgcaaCCACACAGTTATATCTGATGTAATGTACTCATTCATAAAAATGGCTTTTGCATGTCACAGAGGTGGATACTGGTTCACAGCTGCCTTTGATGTCCATGTATTTATTTCTATAGGATAGTACCTAGAGCATTTAAACATGTCTGGGGCTGATCTGCATTGGATGCCACAGACAAGTctgactctgaggctgaagggaTGCAGGCACAGACAGAGCACCCTCTgacaaaggaggaaggggaggattgccgcccccccccctttacacgtTCCCAGAATCAGAGAGACCAGCAGATTCAGAAGCTGCTCAGTCGGGGAAAGAGCTGCACAGTTCTGAGATAGTAGCTAGGCAACCAGTAGGGAGGGAGCCTTTAGGACGTTCTTCCATAGAGAGTGCTGGGGAAGTCCCTCCCTCCCCTAAAACTCGATGGACTGAAAGGGTCCAGGAACGACGGAAGCACAGGGGAGGGACAGGTGGCCGGTGGCGTGCTTCTTGCTGCAGAAGGGGAAAGGATCTTAGGGTGAGCAACTGCCATCCGTGAAGGGGGACGGTTTGATGCTTGTTGTATGTTGTTGTAAATAAAATGGACTACAAACCTGCCAAAGGCTCGTTATTTCTCATCAGAAGCTActggagagagggggaaactCCCTTTCCTGCCAGCATACCTGACAAAATACTTCTCACTTAATCACTGCCTATGGCGTTGAATAACTATTCTTATGAAATGGGGGCAAGACATTATTCCTCTCTGAAAATGACATATTGAGAGAAACGGGAGTATTATTAGTAAGGCACCTGGTTTGAACAGTAGAAGACCCGATGGTAAGTTTACCGAGGGAATTGGAGAAGATTTATGAATTTGGTCAAGTAGCAGGATTTCAGCTGAATAAGAGTgaaatgaaaatgctggtgaaaaaTATGACAGAGCATCATCAAAAACAGTCTACAAAATATTACAGAGTTGACAATGGACAACATtacaaaatacaaatattttagatttggagggtcacaatgacagatttggttggcatgcatatctatggtatgaaaAAGAGGATTCCTGAACCATCTAGTAAGAAAGTCACTACATGTGGTATGGGAGAAATATAAGAATTTGTTAGAGCAGAAAACACCATAGTGGTTCTCCCCATTAGAAgctattttttgttggggggggattGAATATGAGAAAgggcagaaccctgaggcaccccacaagtgaaagcccaggggtctgaacactcatcccccaacaccactttctgaacatggcccaggaggaaggagcaaaaccactgtataacagtactcccagctcctctagacggtccagaaagatgttatggtcaatggtatcaaaggctgctgagagatccaccAGAACTAGggaacagctctcacctttgtccctagcgcgccggagatcatcgaccagtgcgaccaagacagtttcagtcccatgatgaggcctgaatctcaactggaagggatccaaatggtccgcattttccaggcgtgcctggagttgttcagcaaccacccactcaatcaccttcCCCAAGAATGGAAGTTTTGAGACTGGCCaagtctaaagatgttttttaagaagcggttttaTAACTGCTTCTTAGTAGAAGAAGAACATCAGCCTTCCTATTTCTACTCTTCTCTCAATTACTAAACACCATTTAGTAactttaaatgctttacttacaaaactccagaggtcagattcatgtgtttttccacGCAACAGCAAGAAAAACACAGGTAGAAATCTTGGGATACAAAATATAGTGAAATAGCT
This region of Zootoca vivipara chromosome 11, rZooViv1.1, whole genome shotgun sequence genomic DNA includes:
- the LOC118076879 gene encoding proteinase-activated receptor 1-like: MNIPLFSSNGNGIHLRGAATDVRSLNLYSDEESNTECYAGVDIINYTLLLLSNSSLDAARSLLPIFISPSTHENELDIHNQHTESIHLSEDIETFITSPWVTRFVPSVHIIVVMFSLPLNIIAILVFVVKLRLKKSATVYMLNLAFADVLFVCVLPFKIIYHFSGNNWTFGPEMCRLATSAFHCNMYCSILLMVAISIDRFLVVVYPMQSLSWRTPRRTTLICFAIWIIAIAGVIPLLLNEQTERFPRLNITTCLDSLAFSTMKTFYRYFSAVSILFFYIPLLISGTGYVCIIKRLSSPHVATKPGKKKRAILLCVAVLSSFIICFGPTNVVFMLQVFSLLPEQQVANLLFACMLATCITTISCCIDPLIYYYASSEYQRQVWRLLCNRKHSDLERSIRFTSSNIETS